The following coding sequences lie in one Peribacillus frigoritolerans genomic window:
- a CDS encoding MurR/RpiR family transcriptional regulator: MHVENIILRIESLLNQLPKSERKIAQYILENPNDIIRMTIHELADHANASSSAVTRFCHSIKVNSFSELKVSLSSLISQPEKKGFHDIEPNETIASIKNKIVSNSVQAIQETAHYLDEAVLDNIIETMRSADVIYVYGLGASWLVAEDITQKWLRLGKIVSANQDPHITATALAASSKNTVFFCISNSGETEEVLELVDIAKAYGIKTIGLSRLGNNGLTKKVDMSLNHVRAPEAKFRSAATSSLFAQFLTVSIIFYAYVSKFYNENKNEIERSRESVLKFTKRNLDT, encoded by the coding sequence ATGCACGTCGAAAATATTATATTGAGAATTGAAAGCTTATTGAACCAGTTGCCTAAATCAGAACGGAAAATTGCACAATATATTTTAGAAAATCCAAACGACATTATAAGAATGACGATACATGAATTAGCTGATCATGCCAATGCCAGCAGTTCGGCCGTAACGAGGTTCTGTCATTCTATAAAAGTTAACAGCTTTTCAGAACTGAAGGTATCCCTATCATCCCTGATTTCCCAACCTGAGAAAAAAGGGTTCCATGACATTGAGCCTAACGAAACAATAGCGTCCATTAAAAATAAAATAGTGTCCAACTCTGTCCAAGCTATACAAGAAACTGCACATTATTTGGATGAGGCCGTTCTTGACAATATCATTGAAACCATGAGGAGTGCAGATGTAATTTATGTCTATGGTTTAGGGGCATCATGGCTGGTTGCTGAAGATATTACACAGAAATGGTTACGGTTAGGAAAGATTGTAAGTGCCAATCAAGACCCGCATATTACGGCAACTGCACTGGCTGCATCATCAAAGAATACCGTTTTTTTCTGTATTTCCAATAGTGGCGAAACTGAAGAAGTCCTGGAACTCGTTGATATTGCTAAAGCATATGGCATAAAAACAATAGGCTTATCGCGATTGGGGAACAATGGCCTAACTAAAAAAGTTGATATGTCCCTAAATCATGTACGTGCACCGGAGGCTAAATTCCGAAGTGCTGCAACAAGTTCGCTTTTTGCACAATTTCTAACGGTCAGCATCATTTTCTATGCATATGTTTCTAAATTCTATAATGAAAATAAAAATGAAATTGAACGTTCAAGGGAATCGGTGTTGAAATTCACAAAAAGGAATTTGGATACTTAG
- a CDS encoding 6-phospho-beta-glucosidase: MEMKKGLKIATIGGGSSYTPELIEGFIKRYDELPIRELWLVDIEAGKEKLEIVGTLAKRMVEKAGLPMEIHLTLDRRQALQNADFVTTQMRVGLLDARIKDERIPLELGFIGQETNGAGGLSKALRTIPIILEIAEEMQELCPDAWLINFTNPAGMVTEALLRYSKHKKVIGVCNVPFNMHMSISSMLGVDMKRVHIDFAGLNHMVFGMQVFVDDQEVTDKVLEMLGNPEIQLTMKNIAPLAWNRRFLKSLGVVPCPYHRYYYKTKTILEEELEAFKSGETRAEIVKRLEEGLFDLYKDETLDIKPPQLEQRGGAYYSDAACNVISSIYNDKKDIQVLNVQNKGSLTDIDYDSAVEVSCIVTKNGPIPLAMGKLPIQVHGLIQQIKSFERIGAEAAVTGSYDKALLALTINPLIPSDDLAEIVLQKLLKAHKEYLPRFFSESAVQNIK; encoded by the coding sequence ATGGAAATGAAAAAAGGGTTGAAGATTGCCACAATTGGTGGAGGCTCTAGTTATACACCAGAATTAATAGAAGGTTTTATTAAACGATATGATGAGTTGCCAATTAGGGAACTGTGGTTAGTGGATATTGAGGCAGGAAAAGAAAAACTGGAAATTGTAGGAACCTTAGCAAAACGGATGGTTGAAAAAGCAGGACTTCCAATGGAAATACATCTAACGTTAGACCGCCGGCAAGCCTTGCAAAATGCTGATTTTGTCACGACGCAAATGAGAGTGGGATTACTTGATGCACGAATCAAGGACGAGCGCATCCCGTTGGAATTAGGATTTATTGGTCAAGAAACAAACGGTGCAGGAGGATTGTCCAAAGCATTACGAACTATACCCATTATTCTGGAAATTGCAGAAGAAATGCAGGAGCTCTGCCCTGATGCTTGGTTAATTAACTTCACAAACCCAGCGGGGATGGTAACGGAAGCCCTTCTCCGCTACAGTAAGCATAAAAAAGTCATTGGGGTATGCAATGTTCCATTTAATATGCATATGTCTATTTCTAGCATGCTTGGTGTGGATATGAAGAGAGTGCACATAGATTTCGCCGGGTTAAACCACATGGTATTCGGGATGCAAGTGTTCGTTGATGATCAAGAAGTAACAGATAAAGTGCTTGAAATGCTTGGCAATCCTGAGATTCAGCTGACGATGAAGAATATTGCCCCATTGGCCTGGAACAGAAGATTTTTGAAATCCTTAGGAGTGGTGCCTTGCCCGTACCATCGTTATTATTACAAAACGAAAACGATTTTAGAAGAAGAATTGGAAGCATTCAAATCAGGGGAAACTCGAGCTGAAATTGTGAAAAGATTAGAAGAAGGTTTGTTTGACCTATACAAGGATGAAACCCTTGACATCAAGCCTCCACAATTAGAACAGCGCGGTGGAGCTTACTATAGCGATGCAGCGTGTAACGTCATTTCTTCTATTTATAATGATAAAAAAGACATTCAAGTGCTAAATGTACAAAACAAAGGATCGCTTACTGATATTGATTATGATTCAGCAGTAGAAGTAAGCTGTATCGTCACGAAGAATGGACCAATTCCTTTGGCGATGGGTAAATTACCCATACAAGTGCATGGCTTAATCCAACAAATTAAATCATTTGAAAGAATTGGTGCAGAGGCAGCCGTTACAGGTTCTTATGATAAAGCATTATTGGCTTTAACGATTAACCCGCTTATTCCAAGTGATGACCTGGCGGAAATTGTTTTACAAAAACTTTTAAAAGCGCATAAAGAATACTTACCGCGATTCTTCAGTGAAAGTGCCGTACAGAACATCAAGTGA
- a CDS encoding N-acetylglucosamine kinase: MNYIIGVDGGGTKTEAVAYDLDGNKISDGIAGFGNLLINEKKAIANIIQAIEECVMPINNGSCHYICLGLAGYGGVENPQGIKSALSRAFKAPFTIVNDAIIAHAALLKGNDGILTISGTGSVSIGIHKGIEKSAGGWGHILGDEGSGYWIAMQAFIKMTKEEDEGYIYSQLSQSILQKLGYNSVMELKKFIYSATKSEIASFVPLIVQHAVKGDGFSQNILNQAGYHLSKQTLEVIKKLKLSKNVTIAIKGSILTNIPLVQSSFINHIKLENPNVKFVLEDVSATLGCYYIAMKHL, from the coding sequence ATGAATTATATTATCGGAGTTGACGGCGGAGGCACTAAAACTGAAGCAGTGGCTTATGATTTAGATGGAAATAAAATTAGTGATGGCATAGCGGGGTTTGGAAACCTGCTTATTAATGAAAAAAAAGCCATCGCTAACATTATTCAGGCAATTGAAGAATGCGTAATGCCCATTAACAATGGAAGCTGCCATTACATTTGCTTAGGCTTAGCCGGGTATGGAGGAGTTGAAAATCCGCAGGGCATAAAAAGTGCATTAAGCAGGGCATTTAAGGCCCCGTTCACCATTGTAAATGATGCAATTATCGCTCATGCTGCTTTGCTTAAAGGAAATGATGGCATTTTGACCATATCCGGAACTGGATCTGTAAGTATCGGCATCCATAAAGGAATCGAGAAATCGGCAGGTGGCTGGGGACACATCCTTGGGGATGAAGGAAGTGGCTATTGGATCGCCATGCAGGCTTTTATAAAAATGACGAAAGAAGAGGATGAGGGGTATATCTATAGCCAGCTATCACAGTCAATACTTCAAAAACTTGGCTACAACAGTGTTATGGAACTGAAGAAATTCATTTATTCTGCCACGAAATCCGAGATTGCCTCATTTGTTCCCCTGATTGTTCAACATGCGGTTAAGGGCGATGGTTTCTCGCAAAATATTCTAAATCAGGCTGGGTACCACCTTTCAAAACAAACGCTTGAGGTTATCAAGAAGTTAAAGTTAAGTAAGAATGTTACAATTGCAATAAAAGGTAGCATCTTGACAAATATACCATTGGTGCAAAGCTCTTTCATCAATCATATTAAACTTGAAAACCCAAATGTGAAATTTGTTTTAGAAGACGTATCAGCTACCTTGGGTTGTTATTACATAGCAATGAAGCATTTATAG
- a CDS encoding GntR family transcriptional regulator: protein MIQKNSPSPIYHQLEEEIKGAIQNLELVPGEVIPSEKEYTEKYGISRMTVRQAISNLVNGGYLYRQRGKGTFVAQQKLERPMLGLTSFSKDMISRGLEPSTRVISFTEVKANNDLAAKLEVEAGAPIFELKRVRLADRLPMAYERLFISKDLALDLTEEIAVTSIHDYVEKTFGLKIQHDQVIEAAIAQKKEAEMLEVVEGAPVLLIERRSTLDSNQPLGLVTSVYRADRYTFKINLERLS from the coding sequence ATGATCCAAAAGAATTCTCCCAGTCCCATTTATCATCAACTTGAAGAGGAGATTAAAGGAGCGATACAAAATCTTGAATTGGTGCCAGGAGAGGTGATTCCTTCAGAAAAAGAATACACTGAAAAATATGGAATAAGCAGGATGACGGTGAGACAGGCCATTTCTAACCTAGTGAATGGCGGTTATTTATATAGGCAGCGCGGAAAAGGAACATTCGTTGCCCAACAAAAATTGGAGCGACCCATGCTAGGCTTAACAAGCTTTTCGAAGGATATGATTTCAAGAGGACTTGAACCAAGTACACGAGTTATCAGTTTTACGGAGGTCAAGGCAAATAATGATCTTGCTGCAAAGCTTGAGGTTGAAGCAGGTGCTCCTATTTTCGAGCTTAAACGTGTTAGGCTTGCTGATCGATTGCCGATGGCATATGAAAGGCTATTTATCTCAAAAGATCTTGCCCTGGATCTAACGGAAGAAATAGCCGTAACTTCCATTCATGACTATGTAGAAAAAACGTTTGGCTTAAAAATTCAGCATGACCAGGTAATTGAAGCCGCCATCGCTCAAAAAAAAGAGGCGGAAATGCTCGAGGTAGTCGAAGGTGCCCCTGTATTGCTGATTGAACGAAGAAGTACCCTGGATTCCAATCAACCACTTGGGCTTGTCACATCCGTCTACCGGGCAGATCGATATACATTCAAAATCAATTTGGAGCGGTTATCATGA
- a CDS encoding MBL fold metallo-hydrolase — translation MKKRIRYTSFGFWLVVSIILSLSLLLPSFGQTAVKQTDFKVTLLGTGSPLLSTSRSGPATLVEVGNEKLLFDAGRGTALQLYKANMLPGSVDKLFLTHLHSDHTIGIPDVWLTGSLPTGGKREQAFNIWGPKGTEKMMLHMHKAFKADLDARDDSGNGNIEGASIMANDIKEGVVYNKKGIEVIAFKVDHKSIEPAFGYRVNYKGHSVVISGDTRYNENLITFAKGADVVIHEVAAAKPDNESESIANILDLHTTPEEAGKVFRQLQPKLAVYSHIVLLGGLTEEKANLLERTKKTYGGTVLVGEDLLSIEIGDKVQVQQRSNEANSGN, via the coding sequence ATGAAGAAAAGAATAAGGTATACTTCTTTTGGTTTTTGGTTGGTGGTATCAATAATTCTATCATTATCATTATTACTTCCTTCTTTTGGCCAAACTGCTGTAAAGCAAACCGACTTTAAAGTAACCCTATTAGGAACAGGTTCTCCACTTTTAAGTACATCCCGCTCCGGTCCAGCAACTCTTGTTGAAGTTGGTAATGAAAAACTCCTCTTTGATGCTGGACGTGGAACTGCTTTACAATTATATAAAGCGAATATGTTACCAGGCAGTGTAGATAAGTTATTTCTAACTCATTTGCATTCGGATCATACTATCGGCATACCGGACGTATGGCTTACAGGTTCTTTACCAACAGGAGGGAAAAGGGAGCAAGCATTTAACATTTGGGGACCTAAGGGAACCGAGAAAATGATGTTACATATGCATAAAGCATTTAAAGCCGATTTGGATGCAAGGGATGACTCAGGAAATGGAAACATTGAAGGAGCAAGTATTATGGCAAATGATATCAAGGAGGGCGTTGTCTATAACAAAAAGGGGATTGAAGTAATAGCCTTCAAGGTAGACCATAAATCAATTGAGCCTGCTTTTGGTTATCGGGTTAATTACAAAGGGCATTCAGTAGTTATCTCAGGTGACACCCGCTATAATGAAAATCTAATTACATTTGCTAAAGGTGCTGACGTAGTTATTCATGAGGTTGCAGCGGCAAAACCTGATAATGAATCAGAATCAATCGCCAATATACTTGATCTTCACACTACACCGGAGGAAGCAGGTAAAGTCTTTAGACAATTACAACCAAAACTTGCTGTGTACTCACATATAGTATTATTGGGTGGATTAACAGAAGAAAAAGCTAATTTGCTCGAAAGAACTAAAAAAACATATGGAGGAACTGTTTTAGTAGGTGAGGATTTGTTGTCCATTGAAATAGGGGACAAGGTACAAGTACAGCAGCGGAGCAATGAGGCGAACTCGGGGAACTAA
- a CDS encoding NAD(P)-dependent oxidoreductase: MNILILGATGRVGGQLVIYGLQDNHHVTVLVRTPEKIGINNANLTIIQGNVLNKDDIVRAMHGIDVVISALNTDGTTTLSASMPLIIEAMENEDIQRIITIGTAGILQSRTTPNSLRYQTSESKQKSTRAAKEHHEVFDLLKQSTLQWTIVCPTYLPDGKRVGIYRIEGDFLPEDGVEISVPDTAEFAFSQIKSSDYLKSRVGIAY, from the coding sequence ATGAATATTTTAATTTTGGGTGCAACTGGACGAGTTGGGGGTCAATTAGTTATTTATGGTCTGCAAGACAATCATCATGTTACTGTTTTAGTTCGCACTCCAGAGAAGATTGGAATAAACAATGCCAATTTAACCATCATTCAAGGTAATGTTTTAAATAAAGATGATATTGTACGTGCCATGCATGGAATTGATGTAGTTATTAGTGCACTGAATACTGATGGGACAACGACTTTATCAGCAAGTATGCCACTAATTATCGAAGCTATGGAAAACGAAGATATACAACGAATTATTACCATTGGAACGGCAGGTATCCTCCAAAGTAGAACAACCCCAAATTCTTTGCGTTATCAGACAAGTGAATCAAAGCAGAAGTCTACTCGTGCAGCGAAAGAACATCATGAAGTTTTCGATTTGCTTAAACAATCAACACTTCAATGGACAATTGTCTGTCCTACGTATTTGCCCGATGGAAAGAGAGTTGGTATATATCGTATAGAAGGCGACTTTTTGCCGGAGGATGGGGTTGAAATATCCGTTCCGGATACAGCAGAATTTGCATTTAGCCAAATAAAAAGTAGCGATTATTTAAAATCACGGGTAGGCATTGCCTACTAA
- a CDS encoding DUF871 domain-containing protein, with translation MGKLGISIYPEHSTVEKDMEYIALAHKYGFKKIFTCLLSVEGDKEKILKEFKETIVYANQLNMEVMVDIAPRVFGSLGISYNDLSFFAELGAYGIRLDMGFTGNEESIMTHNSYDLKIEINMSNATKYLDNIMDYKPNKENLVGSHNFYPHRYAGLSYPHFIKCCESFKKHNIRTAAFISSHAATYGPWPVTEGLCTLEMHRELPITTQAKHLYATGLIDDVIIANAYASEDELKQLSLLNSGLLTFNVNLHETITALEKKIVLEEFHFYRGDVSDYLIRSTQSRVKYKSEEFKPTYTPDIRRGDILIENELYGQYKGELQIALKEMKNSGKTNVVGRITEEEIFLLDYLEPWGKFQFNIN, from the coding sequence ATGGGTAAACTTGGTATATCTATCTATCCAGAGCATTCAACCGTTGAAAAAGACATGGAATACATTGCACTTGCACACAAATATGGATTCAAAAAGATCTTTACTTGCTTGCTTTCTGTCGAAGGTGACAAAGAGAAGATATTAAAAGAATTTAAAGAAACGATAGTTTATGCCAATCAATTGAATATGGAAGTGATGGTCGATATTGCTCCCCGAGTATTCGGTTCGCTAGGCATTTCTTATAATGACTTATCGTTTTTTGCAGAATTAGGTGCATATGGAATCAGGCTGGACATGGGTTTTACAGGTAACGAAGAGTCGATTATGACACATAATTCATATGATCTAAAAATTGAAATAAACATGAGCAATGCAACAAAATATTTAGATAATATTATGGATTACAAACCAAATAAAGAGAATTTAGTTGGATCGCATAACTTCTATCCGCATCGCTATGCAGGATTGAGCTATCCTCATTTTATAAAATGCTGTGAGTCATTCAAAAAGCATAATATCCGCACGGCAGCTTTCATCAGCTCACATGCAGCAACTTACGGTCCTTGGCCTGTAACGGAAGGATTATGTACTTTAGAAATGCACCGGGAATTGCCCATTACAACACAAGCGAAACATTTGTATGCTACAGGGTTGATTGATGATGTAATAATTGCAAATGCTTACGCATCTGAAGATGAATTGAAGCAGCTTAGCCTGTTAAACAGCGGTCTGTTAACATTTAATGTTAACCTTCACGAAACCATTACAGCATTAGAGAAAAAAATAGTATTGGAAGAATTCCATTTTTACCGTGGAGATGTTTCCGATTATTTAATTCGCTCGACTCAATCACGCGTGAAATATAAGAGCGAAGAATTTAAACCAACATATACGCCTGATATTCGGCGCGGTGATATTTTAATTGAAAATGAGCTCTATGGACAATATAAAGGGGAATTGCAGATTGCATTAAAGGAAATGAAGAATTCGGGGAAAACGAATGTAGTTGGCCGAATAACAGAAGAGGAAATTTTTCTTCTCGATTATTTGGAACCATGGGGGAAATTCCAATTCAATATTAATTGA
- a CDS encoding PTS lactose/cellobiose transporter subunit IIA, with translation MSTEMNNNEMEIFEIISHSGNARGLAFEALKEAEEFNFESAEELIKQGQEELNLAHKTQTKLIQAELNGVPSEKTLLMIHAQDHLMTAMSEQKLIEHMIRIVKKLAPQQ, from the coding sequence ATGTCAACTGAAATGAACAATAATGAAATGGAGATTTTTGAAATAATATCACATAGCGGAAATGCAAGGGGATTAGCATTCGAAGCACTGAAAGAAGCGGAAGAATTTAATTTTGAGAGTGCAGAGGAACTAATTAAACAGGGCCAAGAAGAATTGAACTTGGCACATAAGACACAAACCAAGCTAATTCAAGCAGAATTGAATGGAGTTCCAAGTGAGAAAACTTTATTGATGATTCATGCTCAGGATCACTTGATGACGGCAATGAGCGAACAAAAACTAATTGAACATATGATCCGCATTGTAAAAAAGCTAGCCCCACAACAGTAA
- a CDS encoding VCBS repeat-containing protein: MKLEPYDIRNAIHYYYTKIQETNHPYYWYCLAETQSRAGLTNEALQTIDNALSFQNPYPSKQELLDIQLNLQTVLSRQMNSNRTVIVTSKQGDIDGDGIKDNVFLTANKTPDSPFWRNITLVIQNGRTNQYQQVPMKNNAGYNPTLFLGDFTGNKGDDILVVIDTGGSGGSIYAYVFSYLNGQLMTIFNSDSFNESFQYDVHYENQYKVKVNSTYLKERYILDLTYKDQEYLSEIYNKDGILKASIEGWVNPLSGLYPVDFNRDGIYELEAYQRIAGRYNADSLGFVQTVLKWNGKAFAPDRQNVAIFGEEI; the protein is encoded by the coding sequence ATGAAGTTGGAACCATATGACATCAGAAATGCGATTCATTACTATTACACAAAAATACAAGAAACGAATCATCCTTATTATTGGTACTGTTTGGCTGAGACCCAAAGTAGGGCCGGATTAACAAATGAAGCACTGCAAACGATAGATAACGCCTTGTCGTTTCAGAATCCTTATCCTTCCAAACAGGAACTGCTGGACATACAATTGAACCTCCAAACCGTTCTTTCAAGACAAATGAACTCCAACAGAACAGTCATAGTGACCTCAAAACAGGGAGATATTGATGGGGACGGGATAAAGGACAATGTTTTTCTAACCGCAAACAAAACCCCTGATAGTCCCTTTTGGAGGAATATAACTTTGGTTATCCAAAATGGGAGGACTAATCAATATCAACAAGTTCCGATGAAGAATAACGCAGGATATAATCCGACCCTTTTTCTTGGTGATTTTACAGGTAATAAGGGGGATGACATTTTAGTGGTCATTGATACAGGAGGAAGCGGGGGTTCCATCTATGCGTATGTTTTTTCCTACCTTAACGGTCAACTCATGACCATTTTTAATTCAGATTCATTCAATGAATCCTTTCAATACGATGTTCATTATGAAAACCAATATAAAGTAAAGGTGAACAGTACTTACCTAAAAGAAAGGTACATTCTTGACCTGACTTATAAGGATCAGGAATATTTATCTGAAATTTATAACAAGGATGGTATATTGAAGGCGTCGATTGAAGGATGGGTCAATCCTTTATCTGGTTTATATCCGGTTGATTTCAATAGGGATGGCATATATGAGCTCGAAGCGTATCAGAGGATCGCAGGGAGGTACAATGCCGACTCACTGGGATTTGTACAGACCGTATTGAAATGGAACGGGAAAGCATTTGCTCCTGACCGGCAGAATGTGGCTATTTTTGGCGAGGAAATATAG
- a CDS encoding GntR family transcriptional regulator — protein sequence MKPLQHESVIPLYHQLMERLKGSIEKGNWTHGDKIPSENQLMDQFGVSRNTAKKAIEELVQEGILYRIQGKGTFVAKPKLQQSLMGFYSFSKVLKEKGMNPKDIILKIEEVKSTAKIRDALQLGEDENVIEMKRLRCADDEPYILESSFIPKNVVSDTEQLEKVGEISLYDLFSQQFNIVVTRAKEAFEPVLIRAEESEYLQTEEGLPALLLERTAYDINGMPVEFCISIVRGDRCRFYTELT from the coding sequence ATGAAACCACTGCAGCACGAAAGTGTAATTCCACTTTATCACCAATTGATGGAGAGGCTGAAGGGTTCTATTGAAAAGGGGAATTGGACACATGGTGACAAAATCCCATCTGAAAATCAATTGATGGACCAATTCGGTGTGAGCCGGAACACAGCTAAAAAAGCAATTGAGGAGCTAGTACAGGAAGGCATCCTTTACCGAATTCAAGGAAAAGGTACCTTCGTGGCAAAACCAAAATTGCAACAGTCATTGATGGGTTTTTACAGCTTTAGCAAAGTATTGAAAGAAAAAGGAATGAACCCTAAAGATATCATTCTAAAAATAGAGGAAGTTAAATCAACGGCAAAAATCAGGGATGCGCTGCAGCTTGGAGAAGATGAGAATGTCATTGAAATGAAACGCCTTCGTTGTGCCGACGATGAACCGTATATTCTGGAATCTTCTTTCATCCCGAAGAACGTGGTTTCAGATACGGAGCAACTTGAAAAAGTTGGCGAAATTTCATTATATGATTTATTTTCACAACAATTTAATATCGTAGTAACCAGAGCAAAAGAGGCATTTGAACCCGTCCTCATTCGTGCTGAAGAAAGTGAGTACCTTCAAACGGAAGAAGGCCTTCCGGCACTGTTGCTTGAACGGACAGCCTATGATATTAATGGAATGCCTGTTGAGTTTTGTATATCCATTGTACGAGGAGATCGCTGCCGCTTTTACACCGAACTAACATGA
- a CDS encoding TetR/AcrR family transcriptional regulator — protein MILLKSNEIKDAALKYFTIHGYEGASLSQIADEVGMKKQSIYAHFKGKDDLFLQVLRDAKETELSSKLQYFSKVDSKNPEKDLFGFLQLVIDLFQENEHIKFWLRMSFFPPAHLEKEIGQEVIDIEEKVQAILECKFHDWINAKLIVEDEAITPTYAFLGVVDSILLELVYGNDEKRLKDKLAASWKVFWRGISQE, from the coding sequence GTGATATTATTGAAAAGTAATGAAATTAAGGACGCCGCTCTAAAATATTTCACGATTCATGGTTATGAAGGAGCGTCGCTTTCTCAAATAGCTGATGAAGTCGGCATGAAAAAGCAATCCATTTACGCACATTTTAAAGGCAAGGATGATCTTTTTCTGCAAGTTTTACGTGATGCGAAAGAGACGGAGCTATCTTCGAAACTCCAATATTTCAGTAAAGTTGATTCAAAAAACCCTGAAAAAGATTTATTTGGATTCCTACAATTGGTCATCGATCTTTTCCAAGAAAATGAGCATATAAAGTTTTGGCTACGTATGTCCTTTTTTCCGCCAGCGCATCTTGAAAAAGAAATCGGGCAGGAAGTGATAGATATTGAGGAAAAAGTGCAGGCGATCCTGGAATGTAAATTCCATGATTGGATCAATGCCAAATTAATCGTCGAAGATGAAGCCATAACGCCGACCTATGCATTCTTGGGAGTCGTGGATTCCATTTTGCTTGAGCTTGTATACGGAAATGATGAGAAACGGCTGAAGGATAAATTAGCAGCCTCTTGGAAAGTGTTTTGGAGAGGTATTTCACAAGAATGA
- a CDS encoding MFS transporter, with protein MNKPIKDQKAVLIILLSNIFIAFLGIGLIIPVMPSFMNIMHLSGSTMGYLVAVFAVSQLVMSPFAGRWVDRYGRKKIIIIGLFLFGVSELIFGVGTNVSVFYLSRILGGISAAFIMPGVTAYVADITSVQERPKAMGYISAAISLGFIIGPGIGGFVAEYGIRLPFFLAAGIAFIACLSSIFILKEPMTKEQLAKVSANTKQTNFMGDLKKSLNPLYFIAFIIVFVLAFGLSAYETVFSLFSDHKFGFTPKDIAIIITISSIFGVVVQVFMFGKLVDILGEKKLIQLCLIVGAIFAVASTMISSFLAVLVVTCFIFLAFDLLRPALTTFLSKAAGKEQGFVAGMNSTYTSLGNIAGPSIGGLLFDVNIHYPYLFAAVIIVIGLGITVIWKENRLTESLAK; from the coding sequence ATGAATAAACCAATTAAAGATCAAAAGGCGGTATTAATTATTCTTCTAAGCAATATATTCATTGCTTTTCTGGGAATTGGACTCATCATCCCCGTTATGCCGTCATTTATGAATATCATGCATTTATCAGGAAGTACGATGGGCTATCTGGTTGCCGTATTTGCTGTTTCACAGCTTGTTATGTCTCCATTCGCAGGTCGTTGGGTTGACCGTTACGGCAGAAAGAAAATCATCATCATCGGCTTATTCCTTTTTGGTGTTTCGGAACTAATCTTCGGTGTAGGGACAAACGTGTCGGTGTTTTATTTATCAAGGATCCTAGGCGGAATCAGTGCCGCCTTTATCATGCCAGGTGTTACTGCATATGTTGCAGATATTACATCCGTTCAGGAAAGGCCAAAAGCAATGGGCTATATTTCAGCCGCCATTAGCTTGGGCTTTATAATAGGACCTGGAATCGGTGGCTTTGTTGCAGAATATGGCATACGCTTGCCCTTCTTCCTTGCGGCGGGCATTGCTTTTATAGCTTGCCTTTCATCAATATTCATTTTAAAAGAACCGATGACAAAGGAACAGCTTGCAAAAGTTTCTGCTAATACAAAGCAAACAAACTTTATGGGCGATTTAAAAAAATCACTAAATCCGCTTTACTTTATTGCGTTCATCATTGTATTTGTACTCGCTTTTGGCTTATCAGCATATGAAACGGTTTTTAGCCTATTTTCTGATCATAAATTCGGCTTCACGCCGAAGGATATTGCCATTATCATTACAATAAGCTCCATTTTCGGAGTTGTTGTGCAGGTATTTATGTTTGGAAAGCTGGTAGATATTCTCGGCGAAAAGAAGCTTATCCAATTATGTTTAATCGTTGGTGCCATTTTTGCGGTAGCATCCACTATGATTTCTAGCTTTTTGGCAGTACTAGTGGTAACTTGCTTCATATTCCTTGCATTTGACCTGCTTCGTCCGGCATTGACGACATTTTTATCAAAAGCTGCCGGGAAAGAACAAGGATTCGTTGCTGGAATGAACTCCACCTATACGAGCTTAGGGAATATCGCCGGACCATCTATAGGAGGATTGCTTTTTGACGTAAACATCCACTACCCTTATCTTTTCGCGGCTGTCATTATCGTCATTGGCCTTGGCATTACAGTCATTTGGAAAGAAAATCGATTGACAGAAAGCTTAGCGAAATAA